Genomic window (Candidatus Neomarinimicrobiota bacterium):
GGGCTTATGTTTAGAATCATTGCCGCTCCTCTCATCTGGCTCTACGGGTATTGAATATAGCGGTGGCCCTGACTAAATAGGCTAGTCCTTTGAAAATGTGGAAATCCTGCGAGTAGTGAGCCGCATTACATCCGCCATCTACATCCTGCCAAAAAGCAATTACTTCACTGAGGGGGGGAGAGGTCGTGTTACCCATGCGATAGGTGTTGCAAATGGTCTTTTTAGGAATGGGTTACATGTTACGGTTGTATCAGGACCAGGGCTTGCTCGATTCAGATCTCAACTGGAAAAGGGTGTTGAATTGGTGGAGATACCAAAGTCCTGCAGAAAGAAGGCGTTTCTCTGGGAGCCAAGTTGGCAGCTGCGCCTGTTGCTCCACATGAAGAGCTTATTGAGGCGGGACAAGGATCCCGTCATCATAACGAGGTACGGTCCTAGCAGCATGTTCCTTCAGTTTCTTCTGGCTAAGGGTCTGTTGGCACGACGTCTTGTTACAGCAGAGGTGAACAGTCTGGCCTTTCATCATTTTCGGCGCTTACCCCCATATGCAAGACGTCTCATGCTGAGGACAGAGAGTCGGTTTCTAGCTTTGTTTGATGAAATTCACGTTGTATCAAAACAGCTGGAAGAAGACATTTTGAGCACCGGCATAACAAAACCCGTGATCGTTGTTCCCAACGCTTCCGATGTTAAGAGAGGCTTTATTCACCAAGGAAACCTTAAGACCTGGCCATTGCGATTGATCTATCTGGGTCA
Coding sequences:
- a CDS encoding glycosyltransferase family 4 protein encodes the protein MSRITSAIYILPKSNYFTEGGRGRVTHAIGVANGLFRNGLHVTVVSGPGLARFRSQLEKGVELVEIPKSCRKKAFLWEPSWQLRLLLHMKSLLRRDKDPVIITRYGPSSMFLQFLLAKGLLARRLVTAEVNSLAFHHFRRLPPYARRLMLRTESRFLALFDEIHVVSKQLEEDILSTGITKPVIVVPNASDVKRGFIHQGNLKTWPLRLIYLGQYHSYYDFRFFLTAFCTMAESQDNAELHFWGNGHLRKEISVTKNLESRIVFHGPYRLQDLEGQFNRASDVFILPSKPGSRAEITSPIKLFEYMSLGIPVVAADLGQVSEILQDRVTGYLYDPLDVRSLQELLWHIVKNPKERVSVGKRARKELESSHTWEKRMEFLIDELNRLRRRHVHFAGSRR